A window from Shimia isoporae encodes these proteins:
- a CDS encoding RNA 2'-phosphotransferase → MTKDNLKTTSKYLSYILRHAPDSIGLNLDARGWARTDDLIEKSEHPLTRELIAEVVSTNAKQRFALSEDGNHIRANQGHSIQVDLALAEKAPPETLFHGTAEKHLASIRRDGLVKGSRHHVHLSSDTATATSVGGRHGKPVVLTVNSGDMARSGTVFYQSDNGVWLVDHVPPKFLVWH, encoded by the coding sequence ATGACCAAAGACAATTTGAAAACGACCAGTAAGTATTTGAGCTACATCCTGCGTCACGCGCCTGACAGCATCGGCCTGAACCTTGACGCCCGGGGATGGGCGCGGACCGACGACTTAATCGAGAAGTCGGAACACCCGCTCACCCGTGAGTTGATCGCCGAAGTTGTGAGCACCAACGCAAAACAGCGTTTCGCCCTTAGTGAGGACGGAAACCACATTCGCGCAAACCAAGGGCATTCCATCCAGGTTGATCTCGCACTTGCCGAGAAAGCGCCGCCGGAAACGCTGTTTCACGGCACTGCAGAGAAACACCTCGCGTCCATCCGGCGCGACGGGTTGGTCAAAGGCAGCCGGCACCATGTGCATCTCTCGTCGGACACGGCCACCGCAACATCTGTCGGCGGCCGCCATGGCAAACCTGTCGTGCTCACAGTAAATTCAGGTGATATGGCCCGCTCCGGAACAGTTTTCTACCAATCCGACAACGGTGTCTGGCTGGTGGATCATGTACCACCGAAGTTTTTGGTTTGGCACTGA
- a CDS encoding LysR family transcriptional regulator — protein sequence MDWSAIPSLSALRAFDMVARTGSYTAAGRDLNVTHAAIAQHVRTLEGTFQTSLVTRRGRGMSLTPAGQLLADHLQKGFGQIATGVEALQAYGTTRPLSVTVTPSFAANWLIPRMADFWQTHPDITVQLVPAIQVMDLQHNNFDLALRYGTGDWPGVKSRLLTGGDFWVVCHPDLLPNGPPPQLQDIPDGRWILEPYMLELRRVLENAGIILHEDNVTLLETNELVLSASLSGHGFSVHPKSLVERDVDAGRLTKVHALSQPPLGYYMVTRADNQSPALKTFTSWLLDTTKET from the coding sequence ATGGACTGGTCTGCAATTCCGTCTTTGTCTGCCTTGCGCGCCTTTGACATGGTCGCGCGGACAGGAAGCTACACGGCGGCCGGACGCGACTTGAATGTCACGCACGCTGCCATCGCACAGCACGTACGCACGCTTGAAGGAACTTTTCAGACCTCACTCGTGACCCGCCGGGGTCGCGGCATGTCGCTCACACCCGCCGGCCAGTTGCTTGCGGACCATTTGCAGAAAGGCTTTGGTCAGATCGCGACCGGAGTTGAGGCCTTGCAGGCTTATGGCACCACACGTCCGCTCAGCGTAACTGTAACTCCGTCCTTTGCCGCCAATTGGTTGATCCCGCGCATGGCAGATTTTTGGCAAACCCATCCTGACATCACCGTCCAGCTTGTTCCGGCCATTCAGGTGATGGATTTGCAGCACAACAATTTCGATTTGGCCCTGCGCTACGGCACTGGCGACTGGCCCGGAGTGAAGAGCAGACTTCTGACGGGCGGAGATTTCTGGGTTGTCTGCCATCCCGACCTGCTGCCAAACGGTCCACCGCCCCAACTGCAGGACATTCCCGACGGCCGCTGGATTCTGGAGCCCTACATGCTCGAACTCCGACGCGTACTCGAAAATGCCGGCATCATCTTGCATGAGGACAATGTCACCCTGCTCGAAACAAACGAACTTGTCCTATCAGCCTCGCTTTCGGGCCATGGTTTCTCCGTGCACCCAAAATCGCTGGTGGAACGCGACGTTGACGCAGGCCGGCTCACAAAGGTTCACGCGCTGAGCCAACCGCCATTGGGCTATTACATGGTTACGCGCGCGGACAACCAAAGCCCGGCACTGAAAACTTTCACGTCCTGGCTGCTGGACACCACAAAAGAAACTTGA
- a CDS encoding winged helix-turn-helix domain-containing protein, which translates to MVYRISNRDARRLWLSNQGLAETPTGPADPRATIQKLGFVQLDSIQVLSRAHHHILWSRNQNYREPMLDKLLGQDRAVFEHFTHDASALPIETYPYWRAQFERRKARMDAKGWFKSALDKVDLNDIKTRISTEGALSTEAFDTKIEGPKEMWSRPPHKQALDYLWYAGDLATCYRQNFKKFYNLPERVIPENIRTTQIAREEQIDWLCRQAVERLGFATSGDIKRFWEAVDTAEVKDWVTGADLAEVEVQSANREWFPMLAPPDIADRIQSAPAPTSRLRILNPFDPVIRDRDRLSRLFGMDYRIEIFVPAAKRIWGYYVYPLLEGDRFVGRLEAKADRKKGTLTVTRLWAEKGVKWTNARSAKLDAELDRMGRFIGTPEIVWAASRIPDASPVG; encoded by the coding sequence ATGGTTTATCGTATTTCCAACCGCGACGCCCGCCGATTGTGGCTGTCCAATCAAGGTCTCGCAGAAACGCCCACCGGTCCCGCTGATCCACGCGCGACCATCCAGAAGCTCGGGTTCGTTCAACTGGACAGCATTCAAGTGCTGTCACGCGCCCATCATCACATCCTGTGGTCCCGCAACCAGAACTACCGCGAGCCGATGCTGGACAAGCTCTTGGGCCAAGACCGCGCGGTGTTTGAGCATTTCACCCACGACGCAAGCGCTCTGCCAATCGAAACCTATCCTTATTGGCGTGCACAGTTTGAGCGCCGCAAGGCCCGCATGGACGCCAAGGGCTGGTTCAAATCCGCGCTTGATAAAGTGGACCTGAATGACATCAAAACACGGATTTCCACCGAAGGCGCTCTATCGACGGAGGCTTTCGACACCAAGATCGAGGGGCCAAAGGAAATGTGGTCCCGTCCGCCCCACAAGCAAGCCCTGGATTACCTTTGGTACGCGGGAGATCTGGCAACGTGTTACCGACAGAACTTCAAAAAGTTCTACAATCTGCCGGAACGGGTCATCCCCGAAAATATCCGCACAACCCAGATTGCGCGTGAAGAGCAAATCGACTGGTTGTGCCGTCAGGCCGTTGAGCGTCTTGGCTTCGCCACCTCGGGAGATATCAAACGGTTTTGGGAGGCTGTCGATACCGCCGAGGTCAAGGATTGGGTGACCGGAGCCGACCTGGCGGAGGTCGAGGTGCAATCTGCGAACCGCGAATGGTTTCCGATGCTGGCGCCGCCCGATATTGCTGACCGCATTCAATCCGCTCCCGCGCCCACGTCCCGACTGCGCATCCTCAACCCGTTTGACCCCGTCATCCGCGACCGCGACCGCCTCTCACGCCTATTCGGCATGGACTACCGCATCGAGATCTTCGTGCCTGCCGCCAAACGCATCTGGGGCTACTACGTCTACCCGCTCTTGGAAGGCGACCGGTTTGTCGGTCGCTTGGAGGCCAAGGCAGACCGCAAGAAAGGCACGCTCACCGTGACCCGCCTTTGGGCGGAAAAGGGCGTGAAATGGACCAACGCGCGCTCCGCCAAACTGGACGCGGAACTTGACCGCATGGGCCGTTTCATCGGAACACCCGAAATTGTCTGGGCCGCGTCACGCATCCCTGACGCATCGCCCGTGGGTTAA
- a CDS encoding alpha/beta fold hydrolase yields the protein MLNVIDHGPADTAEPPLLIVHGLFGSGRNWGAIAKRLAPKRQVIAVDQRNHGNSPWFDSHSYMDMADDLAEVVTHFGGRMDVCGHSMGGKAAMTLALTRPELVNRLIVADIAPVPYSHDQNENIEAMRSVDLTKVTKRADASAQLALRIPDTTLQSFFTQSLDVKERRWRLNLDVLEREMDKILSFPELDGVFEGPTLFLSGAASTYVLPEHRTTIRGKFPKARFAKITGAGHWLHAEKPREFIASVEAWLAHPAS from the coding sequence ATGCTGAATGTGATCGATCATGGCCCTGCCGATACCGCCGAACCGCCCCTTCTGATTGTACACGGGTTGTTTGGCTCAGGCCGAAACTGGGGCGCGATAGCCAAACGCCTTGCCCCCAAGCGCCAAGTCATTGCCGTAGACCAACGCAATCACGGCAATTCCCCGTGGTTTGACAGCCATTCCTACATGGATATGGCAGACGATCTGGCGGAGGTTGTCACGCATTTCGGCGGACGCATGGATGTGTGCGGGCACTCCATGGGTGGCAAAGCAGCGATGACGCTCGCTCTGACCCGACCGGAGTTGGTGAACCGCCTCATCGTGGCAGATATCGCGCCTGTGCCCTATAGCCACGATCAAAATGAAAATATCGAAGCCATGCGCTCGGTTGACCTTACCAAAGTCACCAAACGCGCGGACGCGTCTGCTCAGCTTGCCCTGCGTATTCCGGACACAACGCTGCAAAGCTTCTTCACCCAGTCGCTTGATGTGAAGGAACGACGCTGGCGCCTCAATCTTGATGTTCTTGAACGGGAGATGGACAAAATTCTTTCCTTCCCCGAACTGGACGGTGTATTTGAGGGGCCCACACTCTTTCTTTCCGGTGCGGCTAGTACGTACGTTTTGCCCGAGCACCGCACGACAATTCGCGGCAAATTTCCAAAAGCACGCTTTGCCAAAATCACCGGAGCGGGCCACTGGCTTCATGCCGAGAAACCGCGCGAATTCATTGCCTCAGTCGAAGCATGGCTGGCTCATCCCGCGTCATAG
- a CDS encoding CTP synthetase codes for MFHLTLVLHLFIGATLSGVAIVGVLVAGFSGLWMILGAALAGTVIAFPISRVVARKLYDAG; via the coding sequence ATGTTTCACCTGACGCTGGTTCTGCACCTTTTCATCGGAGCGACGCTGTCAGGTGTCGCCATAGTCGGGGTGCTCGTGGCAGGGTTTAGCGGCCTTTGGATGATCCTTGGCGCCGCGCTTGCCGGAACGGTTATTGCTTTTCCGATCAGCAGGGTTGTTGCCAGAAAGCTCTATGACGCGGGATGA
- a CDS encoding META domain-containing protein: MKWFCSSVVALALTASAGLAEMLDLEGSVVYREKIAMPSGAMVEVTLQDISLADAPSVELATVVIRPEGQVPVDYRLVYDSGMVKAGHRYAVQAKITVADDVIWRTTQVFPALGENDPERVDVMVEKTQRFEFSGTKVPEQLTQSSYIVVAMNGEAVQTERVPELVFAEDGKISGTSGCNRFNGTVEVDGEAMTFGPLASTRMACPGPLDAQEAAFFAALSQVTGFAFENGVALTDQGGNILLQLMAQ; the protein is encoded by the coding sequence ATGAAATGGTTTTGCTCTTCTGTTGTGGCGCTTGCGCTGACTGCCTCGGCTGGCCTGGCGGAGATGCTGGACCTCGAAGGCAGCGTGGTCTATCGCGAAAAGATTGCGATGCCTTCGGGAGCAATGGTCGAGGTGACTTTGCAGGATATTTCTCTGGCCGATGCGCCTTCGGTTGAGTTGGCAACGGTTGTGATCCGGCCAGAGGGGCAGGTGCCGGTGGACTACCGGCTGGTCTACGATAGCGGGATGGTGAAGGCGGGACACCGGTACGCCGTTCAAGCTAAAATTACGGTTGCGGACGACGTGATATGGCGCACCACGCAGGTGTTTCCCGCTTTGGGGGAGAACGATCCGGAGCGGGTGGATGTGATGGTCGAAAAAACGCAGCGATTTGAATTTTCAGGCACAAAAGTGCCCGAGCAACTTACCCAGTCGTCCTATATAGTGGTCGCAATGAACGGTGAGGCAGTTCAGACCGAACGCGTGCCAGAGCTTGTCTTTGCCGAAGACGGCAAGATCAGCGGGACCAGTGGTTGCAACCGGTTCAATGGCACAGTTGAGGTCGACGGAGAGGCCATGACTTTTGGGCCTTTGGCCAGTACGCGCATGGCATGTCCCGGTCCGCTTGATGCTCAGGAAGCCGCGTTTTTTGCCGCGTTGTCTCAGGTTACCGGCTTTGCCTTTGAGAATGGCGTTGCACTCACGGACCAAGGCGGCAACATTCTCCTTCAACTCATGGCGCAATAG
- a CDS encoding response regulator, with amino-acid sequence MPALSSLPHRNSFKTALVVDDHPLFCDALVMTLQAVSSVETVTTAASLTEAITALDSVSPDVVVLDLNLPDVNGFDGLIRLRKSTNAAILVVSSMADARTINAAISAGAAGFVPKHSQRDMFRRALDAIARNRTFVPEDHVPEADTATQDAVARLASLTTQQSRILELICEGKLNKQIAFDLSIAETTVKAHVTAIMRKLGVHSRTQAVLIAKEASFDEHLR; translated from the coding sequence ATGCCAGCTCTCTCCAGCCTTCCGCACCGAAACAGCTTCAAGACAGCTTTGGTTGTCGACGACCACCCATTGTTTTGCGACGCGCTGGTGATGACGCTTCAAGCGGTTTCTTCGGTGGAAACGGTCACCACAGCGGCCAGCCTGACCGAGGCAATTACGGCGTTGGACAGTGTGTCCCCTGACGTCGTTGTACTCGACCTGAACCTACCCGACGTGAACGGCTTTGATGGTCTCATAAGGCTGCGAAAGTCCACAAATGCTGCCATTCTGGTGGTTTCCTCAATGGCGGACGCGCGCACGATTAATGCAGCTATCTCTGCGGGTGCAGCCGGGTTTGTGCCAAAACACAGCCAGCGCGACATGTTCCGCAGAGCCCTCGACGCCATCGCGCGCAACCGCACTTTTGTTCCCGAAGACCACGTTCCGGAAGCTGACACTGCGACTCAGGATGCCGTAGCGCGTCTGGCCTCCCTGACAACGCAGCAGTCCCGCATTCTTGAGCTGATCTGTGAAGGCAAGCTCAACAAGCAAATCGCTTTTGACCTGTCCATCGCGGAAACCACCGTAAAAGCACATGTCACAGCCATCATGCGCAAGCTTGGGGTGCACTCCCGCACCCAGGCCGTATTGATTGCCAAAGAAGCGAGTTTCGACGAACACTTGCGCTAG
- a CDS encoding FIST N-terminal domain-containing protein: MDGATGQSRHPAQWREEATGHVRRGFAPCDAPDAIDRLAAALGPDPLALVILFLSPQTPLTTFLEAAQNRFGDAQVVGCTTAGELGAEGYTEGEIVAVGFPEAHFAATTLLIDDLNDIRASERIPQMIHNRNALAARQPDWHSEFAFLMVDGLSLREDALANELAVGLGPVPLFGGSAGDGEDFEQTHLIFDGKIRDNAAVLVQVRSNCPVRVFKTDHLQPTDARMVVTAADPANRLVSEINAEPAAREYARILGKDPEQLSTFTFAAHPVVVRIGDQTHVRAIQRVAENGDLVFFSAIDEGMVLTLAEPEDMVTHLDRELSILSESKTPDMILGCDCLLRRVEATQKQMTTGLSEVMARHNVVGFSTYGEQVNSMHVNQTFTGVAIYPPETD, from the coding sequence ATGGACGGCGCGACCGGCCAGTCTCGCCACCCCGCCCAGTGGAGAGAGGAGGCCACTGGGCACGTGCGCCGCGGGTTTGCGCCTTGTGACGCGCCAGACGCGATTGATCGTCTGGCTGCTGCACTGGGACCGGATCCGCTGGCGCTGGTGATCCTCTTCCTCTCCCCGCAGACACCCCTCACAACCTTTCTCGAGGCCGCCCAAAACCGTTTCGGCGATGCTCAGGTTGTGGGCTGCACAACGGCCGGCGAGCTTGGCGCCGAAGGCTATACCGAGGGCGAGATCGTTGCAGTGGGCTTCCCCGAAGCCCACTTTGCCGCCACAACGCTTCTGATTGACGACCTCAACGACATCCGCGCGTCCGAGCGCATCCCGCAGATGATCCACAATCGCAATGCGCTCGCCGCACGGCAGCCCGATTGGCACTCGGAATTTGCATTCCTGATGGTGGATGGCCTGTCACTGCGCGAAGACGCGCTTGCCAACGAGCTCGCCGTCGGTCTCGGCCCCGTCCCGCTGTTCGGCGGCTCCGCAGGCGATGGCGAAGACTTCGAACAAACGCATCTGATATTCGATGGCAAGATACGCGACAATGCGGCAGTCCTCGTTCAAGTCCGCTCAAATTGTCCGGTGCGTGTTTTCAAGACCGACCATCTGCAACCAACAGACGCCCGTATGGTTGTGACCGCCGCCGACCCTGCCAACCGGCTGGTCTCTGAAATCAACGCCGAACCTGCGGCCCGCGAATACGCCCGCATACTTGGCAAAGATCCGGAACAGTTGTCGACCTTCACGTTTGCGGCACATCCGGTTGTTGTGCGCATTGGTGACCAGACGCATGTGCGTGCGATTCAGCGTGTGGCGGAAAACGGTGACCTCGTTTTCTTTAGTGCCATCGATGAGGGCATGGTTCTCACGCTTGCCGAACCCGAAGACATGGTCACTCACCTGGACCGGGAACTGTCGATCCTGTCAGAGAGCAAAACGCCCGATATGATCCTAGGTTGCGATTGCTTGTTGCGTCGTGTCGAAGCGACGCAAAAACAGATGACCACAGGCCTGTCGGAAGTCATGGCCCGCCACAACGTGGTCGGCTTCTCCACCTACGGGGAACAGGTTAACTCTATGCATGTGAACCAGACCTTCACCGGTGTCGCGATCTATCCCCCGGAAACGGACTAG
- a CDS encoding hybrid sensor histidine kinase/response regulator has product MAQSLINPTDTLARQNEKLLKIVDTLMRRAEQGPDTAGVAYAQFERAVMLEEEVRARTRELEHALDLLNSSNAQLATANAEAEAARANLANAIETVQEGFALFDANEHLVMCNSRFGKHMRDVHHQFQPGLPFRDYVHIVSASPYLELPEGETPAQWAAQRMARHKEQHVVFNARMAGDRWLQVSEHRTRDGGTVVLQTDVTDMMLLERQERERLKDDQAALIKATLEHLNQGVGIFDSEQRLIGWNRRMGELLSIQIGRFRIGQSFQTIFEQLSRKVSFASTEDAEALPRWTSRKDRRAALSFEVEIGTDRILAVFAQQMPDGGFVISFTDITAERAAMRAISQVNETLEKRVTERTLELQDALAEAERANASKSRFVAAASHDLLQPLSAAKLYMASLDSDIEDPDQRERLTKASSALQSVEHILGALLDISRLDSGRAAIHPSEIPLGVMLDQMRDELAPLAAEKGLQFDVVPNSAHVSSDATYLRRILQNLISNALRYTDNGRVLVGARRRGDRVIVEIHDTGPGIPPEQQDKIFDEFHRVNAAASAAEGLGLGLAIVDRACRLLQHPLTMRSTPGSGTRFSVDLPLACPTDTAMEPQDDPVAGTPLAHRIVLLVENDTELRNAISMTLENWGADVLACEGHSEAIALLQEIDIAPDVILADYQLDEDATGTGLIADLQAIYGPLPAVVITANREPEVQNEAAALNARLLYKPLDLDALRAALEAQPGFS; this is encoded by the coding sequence ATGGCCCAATCACTCATCAACCCGACCGATACGCTTGCGCGGCAAAACGAAAAGCTGCTCAAAATCGTGGACACCCTCATGCGCCGCGCCGAGCAGGGCCCCGACACCGCCGGTGTCGCTTATGCCCAGTTCGAACGCGCCGTCATGCTCGAGGAAGAGGTGCGCGCCCGCACTCGAGAGCTTGAACACGCACTCGACCTGCTAAATTCCTCCAACGCTCAGCTGGCCACCGCCAACGCCGAAGCTGAAGCCGCCCGCGCCAACCTCGCGAATGCAATCGAAACCGTGCAGGAAGGTTTTGCCCTCTTTGACGCCAATGAACATCTCGTGATGTGCAATTCTCGCTTTGGGAAACACATGCGTGACGTCCACCATCAGTTTCAGCCCGGCCTTCCGTTCCGGGATTACGTCCACATCGTTTCCGCCAGCCCCTACCTCGAACTGCCAGAGGGTGAGACGCCAGCGCAGTGGGCCGCACAGCGCATGGCCCGACACAAGGAACAACACGTCGTCTTCAACGCTCGTATGGCAGGCGACCGGTGGCTTCAGGTATCGGAGCACCGCACCCGCGACGGTGGCACAGTCGTTCTGCAAACCGACGTCACGGATATGATGCTGTTGGAGAGACAGGAACGTGAACGGCTAAAGGACGATCAGGCTGCACTTATCAAAGCCACTCTCGAGCACCTCAATCAAGGTGTCGGTATCTTTGACAGCGAACAGCGCCTCATAGGCTGGAACCGTCGAATGGGTGAGTTGCTGTCAATCCAGATCGGTCGGTTCCGTATCGGCCAAAGCTTCCAAACCATTTTCGAACAACTCAGCCGCAAGGTCTCATTTGCCTCGACCGAAGACGCGGAGGCCCTACCCCGCTGGACTTCGCGCAAAGACAGACGCGCGGCACTCAGCTTCGAAGTCGAGATCGGAACCGACCGCATTCTTGCCGTCTTCGCGCAACAAATGCCTGACGGTGGTTTTGTGATTTCCTTCACCGACATCACCGCCGAACGCGCTGCAATGCGCGCGATATCGCAAGTCAATGAAACCCTTGAGAAACGAGTAACCGAGCGCACGCTTGAACTTCAGGACGCTCTGGCAGAAGCCGAACGCGCCAACGCGTCCAAATCCCGTTTTGTGGCAGCTGCCAGCCACGATCTCTTGCAACCGCTCTCCGCGGCAAAACTCTATATGGCTTCGCTGGACAGCGATATCGAGGACCCGGATCAACGCGAGCGCCTGACAAAAGCATCCAGCGCACTGCAAAGCGTTGAACACATTCTCGGCGCGTTGCTGGACATCTCACGGCTGGATTCAGGCCGTGCCGCCATTCATCCCAGCGAAATCCCCTTGGGCGTCATGCTGGACCAGATGCGTGACGAACTTGCGCCACTGGCCGCTGAAAAAGGCCTTCAATTTGATGTCGTGCCAAACTCGGCCCATGTGTCTTCCGACGCCACTTATCTGCGCCGCATCCTGCAGAACCTGATTTCCAACGCTCTCCGCTACACGGACAATGGGCGCGTTTTGGTCGGCGCGCGCCGTCGCGGCGATCGAGTGATCGTGGAAATCCATGACACCGGTCCCGGCATCCCACCAGAACAGCAGGACAAGATTTTTGACGAGTTTCATCGCGTGAATGCCGCCGCAAGCGCCGCCGAAGGTCTTGGCCTTGGTCTGGCCATTGTGGACCGCGCCTGTCGCCTTTTGCAGCACCCGCTGACCATGCGCTCAACTCCGGGCTCCGGCACCCGCTTTTCCGTCGATCTGCCACTGGCTTGCCCCACAGATACGGCCATGGAACCACAAGATGATCCTGTTGCAGGTACTCCCTTGGCGCATCGCATTGTTCTGCTAGTGGAAAACGACACAGAATTGCGCAACGCGATATCCATGACGCTTGAAAACTGGGGAGCTGACGTACTGGCTTGCGAAGGCCACTCCGAGGCCATCGCACTCCTTCAGGAAATCGACATAGCGCCAGACGTCATCCTTGCAGACTATCAGCTCGACGAAGACGCTACCGGCACCGGCCTGATTGCGGACCTGCAGGCCATTTACGGTCCGCTCCCGGCTGTCGTGATAACAGCCAACCGGGAACCGGAGGTGCAGAACGAGGCCGCCGCTTTGAACGCCCGCCTGCTTTACAAGCCGCTGGACCTCGATGCATTGCGGGCGGCTCTGGAAGCCCAGCCCGGATTTTCGTAA
- a CDS encoding DUF4202 domain-containing protein: MSKLDSVLKAIDAANAKDPRMDDGQPEALLYGQRMSAECNRLFPNASEVLQIAARGQHIERWVLLRADYPEGRAGYLKWRRDLGAHHATRVGEIMAGAGYSDEDISKAGAMLRKEGIKRNDQVQTLEDVICFVFVKWYFAPFAAKHPHEKVLDIVTKTARKMSPEARTRALSEFDLPADLAAAFEA; encoded by the coding sequence ATGTCCAAGCTTGATTCTGTCCTCAAAGCCATCGACGCTGCCAATGCCAAAGACCCGAGGATGGACGACGGACAACCGGAAGCGCTGCTTTATGGCCAGCGGATGAGCGCCGAGTGCAACCGGCTTTTCCCGAATGCGTCCGAAGTGTTGCAGATCGCCGCGCGAGGTCAGCACATCGAACGATGGGTTCTTTTGCGCGCCGACTATCCCGAAGGTCGAGCAGGTTATCTCAAGTGGCGCCGCGACCTCGGCGCGCATCACGCAACACGCGTTGGCGAGATCATGGCAGGCGCGGGCTATTCAGACGAAGACATTTCCAAAGCGGGCGCCATGTTGCGCAAAGAAGGGATCAAACGCAACGATCAGGTCCAAACCCTTGAAGACGTTATTTGTTTCGTATTTGTCAAATGGTACTTCGCTCCCTTTGCGGCAAAGCATCCGCATGAGAAAGTTCTGGATATCGTCACAAAAACCGCCCGAAAGATGTCACCCGAAGCCCGCACTCGCGCGCTGTCCGAATTCGACTTGCCCGCAGACCTCGCCGCTGCCTTTGAGGCATGA
- a CDS encoding CbiX/SirB N-terminal domain-containing protein, translated as MSIPPKQALIVAHGQPSDPEPPELWLSGFAAKVGLLLPDWDIRSATIAKPEALENQSLSMEEDALVFPMFMADGWFVGRVLPRRLKGRNLRILPPLGFHSALPDLATELIQSHLIAQGWPQADTRLLLAGHGSAKGDKAALSTRNFAEALSERLPEIDIIQGLIEESPFIFDAARDLGPKAICLPFFALEGGHCKEDIPEALDNAGFVGLRLPPLGHANSLPELVASALTQERQ; from the coding sequence ATGAGCATTCCGCCCAAACAAGCCCTGATCGTGGCCCACGGCCAGCCATCTGATCCTGAGCCACCGGAACTCTGGCTTTCCGGTTTCGCGGCCAAGGTCGGCCTGCTCTTACCTGATTGGGACATAAGATCCGCAACCATCGCAAAACCGGAAGCGCTGGAAAATCAATCTCTTAGCATGGAAGAAGACGCGCTTGTCTTTCCCATGTTCATGGCAGACGGCTGGTTTGTCGGTCGTGTTCTGCCACGCCGTTTGAAAGGCCGTAACCTGCGCATTCTGCCTCCGCTCGGCTTCCATTCCGCCTTGCCAGATTTGGCAACCGAGCTGATCCAATCCCATTTGATTGCTCAGGGATGGCCGCAGGCCGACACCCGTCTTCTCCTTGCCGGCCATGGCTCCGCCAAGGGCGACAAGGCGGCTCTTTCGACCCGAAATTTCGCCGAAGCCCTCTCGGAACGCCTCCCGGAAATTGATATTATTCAAGGCCTTATCGAAGAAAGTCCGTTTATCTTCGACGCGGCTCGTGATCTTGGCCCCAAGGCGATCTGCCTGCCATTTTTCGCGCTCGAAGGCGGTCATTGCAAAGAAGACATTCCTGAAGCGCTCGACAATGCCGGCTTTGTAGGACTTCGGTTGCCCCCTTTGGGGCACGCCAATTCCCTTCCCGAACTCGTGGCAAGCGCCCTGACGCAAGAGCGGCAATAG
- a CDS encoding LacI family DNA-binding transcriptional regulator: MGKKLLLKDIANLAGVSEMTASRALRGAPDVSQRTREKVEQIAKDVGYVPNRIAGALASNKVNLVGVVVPSLNSSVFPEVLSGISSKLKDTPLKPVIGVTAYDLEEEEEVIREMLSWRPAGIVVAGLEHTEAARKMMANADCPVVEVMDVDGDPVRHCVGISHLAAGRAMARTILDAGYKRIGFIGTKMPQDFRAEKRLTGFLEELEKAGVSLADQELYSGASSIENGHLLTKELLARTPDLDCLYFSSDVMSVGAYMHCVAAGLSVPDELALAGFNNLNLLRGLPIKLATTDAHRFAIGEAAADIILDAPKAAKLVQLEPEAIRGQSL, from the coding sequence ATGGGGAAAAAGCTGCTTCTCAAAGATATTGCCAACCTTGCGGGCGTCAGTGAAATGACAGCTTCGCGGGCCTTGAGGGGTGCGCCAGACGTGTCGCAGCGGACGCGCGAGAAGGTCGAGCAAATCGCCAAGGATGTCGGATATGTTCCGAATCGCATTGCCGGAGCGCTGGCCTCCAACAAGGTGAACCTTGTTGGTGTTGTTGTGCCGAGCCTGAATTCCTCTGTTTTTCCAGAGGTGCTCTCCGGCATTTCTTCCAAGCTTAAGGACACGCCTCTCAAGCCTGTAATCGGGGTGACGGCCTATGATCTTGAGGAGGAGGAGGAGGTGATCCGCGAGATGCTAAGCTGGCGTCCCGCGGGAATTGTCGTTGCGGGGTTGGAGCACACAGAGGCGGCCCGCAAGATGATGGCCAATGCGGATTGTCCGGTTGTTGAAGTTATGGATGTGGACGGCGATCCGGTACGCCATTGCGTGGGCATTTCGCACCTAGCCGCGGGACGTGCAATGGCGCGCACCATTCTGGATGCGGGTTACAAGCGTATCGGCTTTATCGGGACAAAGATGCCGCAAGATTTTCGGGCCGAGAAAAGGTTGACCGGCTTTCTGGAAGAGCTGGAAAAAGCAGGCGTCTCCCTGGCCGATCAGGAGCTTTACTCCGGTGCGTCTTCGATCGAGAACGGCCACCTGTTAACGAAGGAACTGTTGGCCAGAACACCGGACCTCGACTGCCTGTATTTTTCGAGCGATGTCATGAGCGTAGGCGCCTATATGCATTGCGTTGCTGCTGGGCTTTCGGTGCCGGATGAGCTGGCGCTGGCGGGTTTCAATAACCTGAACCTCTTGCGGGGTTTGCCGATCAAGCTGGCAACAACAGACGCGCACAGGTTTGCAATTGGCGAGGCCGCTGCAGATATCATTCTCGATGCTCCGAAAGCGGCGAAGCTTGTCCAGTTGGAACCGGAAGCCATTAGAGGCCAGTCGCTCTAA